One Edaphobacter lichenicola DNA window includes the following coding sequences:
- a CDS encoding YdeI/OmpD-associated family protein, with protein sequence MALSAAKKIRAVLEPANNGLGWIIVRLPFEVDKTWKKMVRLRVKVEMGGEVFRTSLFGDAVQGGHFVLVNKKMQRAAGAKVGALVDLQIEPDLDEREAVVTPEFERLLKQEKRLARWYGEQSESMQREVGKWLGAVKSPEARRRRAEQMAERMLLTMEGEKVLPPVLEVAFNRVPAARRGWELLTETQRRSGLLAIFYYQSPEARERRVKKLVEDCLKAAKR encoded by the coding sequence ATGGCTTTAAGTGCAGCTAAGAAGATTCGCGCAGTACTCGAGCCGGCCAATAACGGGCTGGGTTGGATCATCGTGCGGCTTCCGTTTGAGGTTGATAAGACCTGGAAGAAGATGGTTCGTCTGCGGGTAAAGGTTGAAATGGGGGGCGAGGTCTTTCGCACTTCGCTGTTTGGCGATGCTGTACAGGGCGGCCACTTCGTTCTGGTGAACAAGAAGATGCAGAGAGCGGCCGGGGCAAAAGTCGGAGCGTTGGTCGACCTCCAGATTGAGCCTGACCTTGACGAGCGCGAGGCGGTCGTGACGCCCGAGTTTGAAAGGCTGCTAAAGCAGGAGAAGAGGCTCGCCAGATGGTACGGAGAGCAGAGCGAGTCGATGCAGCGTGAGGTGGGCAAGTGGTTGGGCGCGGTGAAGAGTCCAGAGGCTCGGAGGAGGCGGGCGGAGCAGATGGCCGAACGGATGTTGCTGACCATGGAAGGAGAGAAGGTGCTGCCGCCGGTGTTGGAAGTTGCCTTTAACCGGGTGCCGGCAGCGCGCAGAGGGTGGGAGTTACTGACGGAGACGCAGAGGAGGAGCGGTCTGCTCGCGATCTTTTATTATCAAAGCCCTGAGGCGCGGGAGAGACGAGTGAAGAAGTTGGTGGAAGACTGCCTGAAGGCGGCAAAAAGATGA
- a CDS encoding M1 family aminopeptidase translates to MAALFRILRTTPTRVLSLCLLTATGWAAPVKPQLQITSYLISADLDPSLNHLSATADVTFTALEDLSTPTFELNNGLQITKVTDAQGHPLESERLTNNSTVRFTLATPLRKGTSTTYHFEYSGTLKGAETSPVEGIKLASVEDPISILLYAGRWFPMTGLFTNRFTAEMHIRVPSDERVVGSGSGVAAAKSLPGNRTEHTFKWSKPGFPGTIIAGKFLEPITAGNMRVYVTEKHKDHAHDFGSLGEREYLFLSGTFGQPESTRMNLVELPDDAVSAAWAPEIAAIAGNRIAARNEQRLLSNTLAHQWWGSQVSPATMNDAWITNGMSRYAELMYLEDSSGKNAFQSAITDVSAGALAYDTEPLTTIGRLDPFSPQFQSMTLEKGAMVFHMLRWEMGDDVFTKFLRAILSQYTDKSVHTSNVQTLAEKESNLQLEPFFAQWLDGTGAPAFADKYSVFRLGDNKGFRTIGAITQDLDLFRMPIELRIETDGKTEIRRVDISGSDSQYSIETFGRPRRISIDPDNWLLKSTPDLAVRVAVLRGQEQVAQGDLTAALIEYQKALDANKNSSLAAYRIGEIFFMQRNYQSAANSFRDALRGDGDPKWVEVWSHIELGRIFDVTGQRDRAVNEYRLAVQTNDNTQGAVNEARASMQKPYKREQTEN, encoded by the coding sequence ATGGCCGCTCTCTTCCGCATCCTTCGAACGACACCCACGAGAGTGCTCTCTCTCTGCCTCCTCACAGCTACAGGCTGGGCCGCGCCCGTCAAACCCCAGCTGCAGATCACCAGCTACCTCATCAGCGCCGACCTTGACCCCTCCCTCAATCACCTCAGCGCTACCGCCGACGTCACCTTCACCGCTCTTGAAGATCTCTCCACCCCCACCTTCGAGCTGAACAACGGCCTTCAAATCACCAAGGTCACCGACGCTCAGGGCCATCCTCTCGAATCCGAACGCCTTACCAACAACAGTACGGTCCGCTTTACCCTGGCCACGCCTCTACGGAAGGGAACAAGCACCACCTATCACTTCGAGTACTCCGGGACCCTAAAAGGCGCCGAGACCAGCCCGGTCGAAGGCATCAAGCTCGCCTCCGTCGAAGACCCGATCAGCATCCTCCTCTACGCCGGGCGCTGGTTCCCCATGACCGGCCTCTTCACCAACCGGTTCACCGCCGAGATGCACATCCGGGTCCCTTCGGACGAGCGCGTCGTAGGCTCAGGCAGTGGAGTCGCCGCAGCAAAGAGCCTCCCTGGCAATCGCACGGAGCACACCTTCAAGTGGTCCAAACCCGGCTTCCCCGGCACCATCATCGCAGGTAAGTTTCTTGAGCCGATCACCGCCGGGAACATGCGCGTCTACGTCACCGAAAAACACAAAGACCACGCCCACGACTTCGGCAGCCTGGGTGAGCGCGAATATCTCTTCCTGTCCGGCACCTTCGGCCAGCCCGAATCTACCCGCATGAACCTGGTCGAGCTGCCTGACGACGCCGTCTCCGCTGCCTGGGCGCCGGAGATCGCCGCTATCGCAGGCAATCGAATTGCAGCGCGCAATGAGCAACGGCTGCTCTCCAATACCCTCGCCCATCAGTGGTGGGGCAGCCAGGTATCCCCCGCGACGATGAACGATGCCTGGATCACTAATGGCATGTCTCGCTATGCCGAGCTGATGTATCTGGAAGATTCTTCTGGCAAAAACGCCTTCCAGTCCGCCATCACCGACGTCTCTGCCGGCGCTCTTGCCTACGACACTGAGCCCCTGACAACCATCGGCCGCCTCGATCCTTTCTCCCCGCAGTTCCAGTCCATGACCCTCGAAAAAGGCGCTATGGTCTTTCACATGCTTCGCTGGGAGATGGGCGACGACGTCTTCACCAAGTTTCTCCGCGCCATTCTTTCGCAGTACACCGACAAGTCCGTCCACACCTCAAACGTCCAGACTTTAGCGGAAAAGGAATCGAACCTACAGCTCGAGCCATTCTTTGCCCAGTGGCTCGACGGCACCGGCGCTCCTGCCTTCGCTGACAAGTACTCCGTCTTTCGTCTGGGCGACAATAAGGGCTTCCGCACCATAGGCGCCATCACTCAGGACCTCGATCTCTTCCGGATGCCGATTGAGCTCCGCATAGAAACCGACGGTAAAACCGAGATTCGTCGCGTCGATATCTCCGGCTCCGACTCGCAGTACTCCATTGAAACCTTCGGCCGTCCCCGCCGCATCAGCATCGACCCTGACAACTGGCTGCTGAAGAGTACCCCCGATCTTGCTGTCCGCGTCGCCGTCCTCCGTGGTCAGGAGCAGGTGGCTCAGGGGGATCTCACAGCTGCACTTATCGAATATCAAAAGGCTCTCGATGCCAACAAGAACAGCTCACTCGCTGCCTACCGCATAGGCGAAATCTTCTTCATGCAGCGCAACTACCAGTCCGCCGCCAATAGCTTCCGCGACGCACTCCGTGGCGACGGCGATCCCAAGTGGGTTGAGGTCTGGAGTCATATTGAGCTGGGTCGCATCTTTGACGTCACCGGTCAGCGCGACCGCGCCGTCAATGAGTACCGGCTCGCGGTCCAGACCAATGACAACACCCAGGGTGCCGTCAACGAAGCCCGCGCCTCGATGCAGAAGCCCTATAAACGAGAGCAGACGGAGAACTGA
- the lpxB gene encoding lipid-A-disaccharide synthase: MFLSAGEASGDHYGAQILSELRSRRPGLTSFGLGGKELEEAGLERIVRAEDVAHMGITEVIRHIPYIYGEYRRLVAAIKKRRPDVAILIDFPDVNLRLARELKKLGVPVIYFVSPQLWAWKRRRLRWVQQRVDRMMVIFPFEEKFYRARGVDAVFVGHPLAELPRPTVSRGDYAAAHGLDPARQWIALLPGSRWKEITANLEAMIELAHQLSSGFEFLLPVAATIDRQKLESYIAGPDEWWPAKPESDLKRLHFHLVPDARDALHHARASVVASGTATVQAAVIGNPFVVVYRVSPVTFRLAKHLVHYPPEIWPPAQTDADGNLPIAMVNLIARRRIVPELLQDRFTAKDVADALAPLLADTPQRQQMIADLAEIRDILRPDLNSGSIQGVCDGVEDLLSRSTPAGGLNVTASV; encoded by the coding sequence ATCTTCCTTTCGGCAGGCGAAGCCAGCGGTGACCACTATGGCGCCCAGATCCTGTCCGAACTTCGCAGCCGCCGACCAGGCCTCACGAGCTTCGGGCTCGGAGGCAAGGAGCTGGAAGAGGCCGGCCTTGAGCGCATCGTCCGCGCCGAGGATGTCGCCCATATGGGCATCACCGAGGTTATCCGGCACATTCCTTACATTTATGGGGAGTACCGCCGCCTCGTGGCCGCCATCAAAAAGCGCCGCCCCGACGTCGCCATCCTGATCGACTTTCCCGATGTCAACCTCCGCCTTGCGCGCGAACTGAAAAAACTGGGTGTCCCGGTTATCTACTTCGTAAGTCCGCAACTCTGGGCCTGGAAGCGCCGCCGCCTCCGTTGGGTCCAGCAGCGCGTCGATCGCATGATGGTCATCTTTCCGTTTGAAGAGAAGTTCTACCGAGCCCGAGGCGTCGATGCCGTATTTGTCGGTCATCCCCTGGCTGAGCTTCCCAGGCCGACGGTCTCTCGCGGAGATTACGCCGCAGCCCATGGCCTCGACCCGGCCAGGCAGTGGATCGCACTCTTACCGGGCAGTCGCTGGAAAGAGATCACCGCCAACTTAGAGGCAATGATCGAGTTGGCTCACCAACTCTCTTCCGGGTTCGAGTTCCTATTGCCCGTAGCTGCCACGATTGATCGCCAAAAGCTGGAGTCCTATATCGCCGGCCCCGACGAATGGTGGCCCGCGAAGCCTGAGTCCGACCTGAAGCGTCTGCATTTCCATCTCGTGCCGGACGCTCGCGACGCTCTCCACCACGCCCGCGCCAGCGTCGTCGCCAGCGGCACAGCCACGGTCCAGGCGGCGGTCATTGGAAACCCCTTTGTCGTTGTCTACCGCGTCTCCCCCGTCACCTTTCGGTTGGCAAAACATCTCGTCCACTACCCTCCCGAGATTTGGCCGCCCGCCCAGACCGATGCCGACGGCAACCTTCCGATCGCCATGGTCAACCTAATCGCCCGCCGCCGCATCGTGCCGGAGCTGCTGCAGGACCGGTTCACCGCCAAAGACGTGGCGGACGCGCTGGCTCCCCTGCTCGCCGACACCCCCCAGCGCCAGCAGATGATCGCCGATCTCGCAGAAATCCGCGATATCCTGCGTCCAGACTTGAATTCAGGCTCGATACAGGGGGTTTGCGATGGGGTCGAAGATCTGCTATCTCGAAGTACTCCCGCAGGTGGCCTAAATGTAACGGCAAGCGTCTAA